Sequence from the Nitrincola iocasae genome:
GGTCAGGTCCACCTGGTTGGCATGAGCAAAATCGATCAGACCTTGGGTATCCATGGCTTGCAGATCTACATTGCTAACTTTTGCTTCTGTGGCACTGCCTGCATTGCCAGGCGCTACAAAAACCTGCTGTACATTAGTGTCTTGGGCAACCGCCCAGGCCAGCGCATGTTCGCGCCCGCCTGAACCTATAATTAATACCTTCATTTTGTCTCCTGACCCGGATTAATGACGGAAATGACGCATGCCGGTGAAGACCATCGCCATGCCATGTTCATTGGCAGCATCGATCACTTCCTGATCACGCATAGAGCCACCCGGTTGTATCACGGCGGTAATGCCTGCATCTGCGGCAGAGTCTATACCATCGCGGAAAGGGAAAAAGGCATCTGACGCCATGACTGAGCCTTTGACTTCGAGTCCTTCATCGGCTGCTTTGATGGCGGCGATGCGGGCTGAATAAACACGGCTCATCTGGCCAGCACCTATACCGATGGTTTGTCCGTCCCGAGCATAGACGATGGCATTGGATTTGACGAATTTAGCCACTTCCCAGCAGAACAGCAGATCACGGATTTCCTGCTCGGAGGGTTGACGTTCAGTGACAATTTTCAGTTGCGATACATCAATCATGCCGATATCACGATCCTGAATCAGCAGGCCACCGTTGACACGCTTGTAGTCTAAGGCCGCACTGCGTTGCTCACTCCATTCACCACACTCAAGCAAGCGAACATTCGGCTTGGCGGCGACTATGTCTGAGGCTTCTGCACTGACTTTCGGGGCAATGATAACTTCGACAAACTGGCGATCCACAATGGCCTGCGCCGTTTTACCATCCAGTTCGCGGTTAAAGGCGATGATGCCGCCAAAAGCTGACGTCGGGTCGGTCTGGAAGGCACGGTTATAGGCTTCCAGCAGATTGTCACCGATCGCCACACCACAGGGGTTGGCATGTTTGACAATGACGCACGCTGGCTCGCGGAAGGGTTTGACGCACTCCAGTGCGGCATCTGTGTCGGCCACATTATTGTAAGATAGAGCTTTACCCTGTACCTGACGCGCTGTAGCAACCGAAGGTTCAGCCGGGTTGGCCTCGACATAGAAGGCCGCTTTCTGATGCGGGTTTTCACCGTAACGCATCTCTTGTGCCTTGATGAACTGGGTGTTGAAGGTGCGCGGAAAACTGGCGGGTTCCAGCTCGTCACCTTCAATGACGGTGCCCAGGTAGTTGGCGATCATGCCATCGTAAGCGGCGGTGTGCTCGAAGGCTTTGATGGCGAGATCGAAGCGAGTGGCGTGGGTCAGGCCTTGAGAGGCATCCAGTTCGTGAATGATACTGTCATAGTCATCTGCATTAACAACTATGGCGACGTCCTTGTGGTTTTTAGCTGCCGAACGCACCATGGTTGGACCACCAATGTCGATATTCTCTATCGCCATGGCCAGATCGCAATCCGGGCGGGCTATGGTTTCGGCAAAGGGGTAGAGGTTCACGACAACCATATCGATCGGTGCGATGGCATGCTCGGCCATGATGGCATCGTCCTGACCACGACGTCCCAAAATGCCACCGTGAATTTTTGGATGCAGGGTTTTGACACGCCCATCCATCATTTCCGGAAAGCCGGTGTGATCAGACACTTCAATGGCTGGGATTTGATGTTCACGCAGCAGTTTGAAGGTGCCGCCAGTGGACAGAATTTCTACGCCTCTATCGCTGAGCGCTTTGGCGAATTCGGTAATACCAGTTTTATCGGATACGCTGATCAGCGCACGGCGAACTTGGGTGACAGGGAGCTGTGACATAAGTTATTCAGACCAGATTGTGAGTTCGGAAATTACAGGAGACCGTACTGTTTCAGTTTCTTTCGCAGGGTGCCGCGGTTCAGACCGAGCAACTCAGAGGCTTTGGTCTGATTGTCTTTAGTATAGTTCATCACACTTTCAAATAGTGGTGCTTCAATTTCTGACAGCACCATTTGATACACATCAGTAACCGGCTGTCCGTCAAGCTGCTTGAAGTAGCTGGTCATGGACTGGTGCACATTGTCACGAAGTGTCTGAGGCGGTGTTGTCTGCTGTGTGAGAGCGGCGTTTTTCACAACTTTGTTATCCATTGCGTTCATAAGCTTATCCTGATGTCAGGCAGCAGTGCGACACTGGGTCGCTAAAAACTCGGCCAAGGCACTGCTCTGGAGTTCTGCTGATTCGATTGTATTAAAATGCTTCCGAAAAGCCTGTCCCTGCTCGAAGTGTTGCATGTACCAGCCAATATGCTTGCGGGAAATTTTCACACCCAGTAGCTCACCATAAAACAGGTGTAGTTCCTGCAGATGTTGCTGCATGATCTGACTGATTTCATTCAGGCTGGCTGATGGCAGTATCTGCTCGGTTTGCAGATAATGATTAATCTCCCTAAACAGCCAAGGGCGGCCCTGAGCAGCACGTCCGATCATAACGGCATCGGCGCCTGTTTCATCCAGTACCTGTTTGGCTTTCTTTGGAGAGTTAATGTCACCATTGGCAAACAGGGGGATCTCAATGACGTCGCGAATACGCATGATTGTGTCGTACTCAGCGTCACCGCGATAACCATCAGCACGCGTCCGGCCATGTACTGCCAGTGCTTGAATGCCTATAGCCTGAGCCATCCTGGCCAGTTCAACTGCATTGCGGCTGTCGTGGCACCAGCCTGTGCGCATTTTCAGCGTCACCGGCAGGTCGACTGCTTTGACTACAGCCTCCAGAATCTCCTTCACCAGTTCAGGTTCACGCATCAGCGCAGAACCTGCGGCCCGGTTACAAACCTTCTTCGCTGGGCATCCCATATTGATATCAATAATCTGAGCACCACGCGCTGCATTCATCCGGGCAGCTTCAGCCATCATGACAGGGTCTGCTCCGGCAATTTGAACAGAGCGAGGTGTAATTTCACCGGTATGGTCCAGACGATAGGCTGATTTGCGGGTTTTCCAGAAAGTCGTATCGGATATGACCATTTCGGATACAGTCATGCCTGCGCCCAGCCGACGACACAGCTGTCGAAAGGGCCGATCAGTAATCCCTGCCATGGGAGCCAGGATCACCTTGCTGTTGATACTGTAGGGGCCGATCCGGAACATGCAATACCTTAATGGGGTCAGAAAACATCCGACACTAGTGTGCCGTAACAGGGTAGTTTCTCGGAAGGGGGACAATGATACCCCTTAAGTGCGGGTGCTCCAAGTCGAATCTGATGATTTTTTGATCTGTTGGGTGCTTCAGTGAGTTGCAGACGGTAACCAATCCAGTTCATAACCCAGATGGCCAGGTGCAGGGCGCTGCAGTAGCAGGCGAACTGCTTGCCGTTGTCCTGGCTGCAGTTGGGTTGTATCGCTGTTGCCAAGGTAGGCATCTGGTTGAAAATCAGTGGCCGCAATTATGCGGCCACTGGCATCGGTAAATTGCAATCGCATGATGGGCAGTGGCACGGGTAGAGGGCTGGTGTTGACCAGTCCGGTTAGTACTTCCAGAGTATCAGACTGTTCAGCCTGGCTGCGTACCAGCAAATGTGAGGTTTGCAACCATAGCAGGCTTTGATAGCTGGGTAGCGCACAGTCTAGCTGATCACAAAGTGCGATATAGACTGGGACCAGTAGTGGCTTCTGAGCCAGGTTCGCACGCTCGAACCAGAGATATTGTCCCGCCAGTAACACTAGTGCCAGAAATGAACCGACAATAGACCATGTCGGTGCGGATGCAGAACGGGGGGGTGCCGGACTCAGTTCCGGTGGGTCTGGCTGCATCTGTCGAAGCAGTGTCAGAGGGTCAGTTTTGGGCTTTGGAGTATCTGGTTGTATTTTCTGTGTGTCAGGGTGGCTGGATGCTTTGGGCTTGGCTGTTGAAGGAGCGGTCTCGGTCTTGGAAGGTGAGTTGACTGCCCGAAATACTGTCAGACACTGACCACATCGGACCCGTCCATCGGCAACTTTTAGTTGTCCTTGAGTAACATTGTAGCGTGTCTGGCAGGACGGGCATTGTGCAACCAGTTTCTTCATAACAGGTTACCGGCGTATGGCTGTAATGCGGATCCAGTTGTCTTTCTCAACTGGATCATCGACGATGAAACTATCGGCATAGGCAGCCTGAATTTCGCTGGCCTGGTGCTGTAACAGCCCTGACAAAAGCAGTTTACCACCTGGTTTGAGTAGCGCCGCAAAAACTGGTTCGAGCTGAACCAGAGGACCCGCCAGTATATTGGCAATTAGCAGGTCGGTCTGTAGCTGCGGAACCTGTTCAGGTAGGTAGGCCGTCAGTTTGCTATCTGGAAGCTGGTTTCGCGACAGGTTGTCACGGGTAGCGGTCAGCGCCTGTTGATCGATATCGACAGCGACAACAGATTCTGCGCCCAGCAGTAGTGCGGCGATACCCAGGATGCCCGAGCCGCAGCCGTAATCTGTCACCTGGAGTCCCTCTAGCGTTTGAGCATCCAGCCATTCAAGACACAGTGCGGTGGTTGGGTGGGTGCCTGTGCCGAAAGCAAGTCCAGGATCCAGCAGCAGGTTTACTGCAGTTGGATCAGGCACATCGCGCCAACTGGGGCAAACCCATAAGCGCTGACCGAAGCGCATTGGGTGGTAGGTATCCATCCAGGCGCGCTCCCAGTCCTTGTCTTCAAGGATTTCGGCACTTACTTGTGGGGTGGGTTGATCATCCGCCAGACGTGCGTCCAGCTCTGTACGAATGAAAGCCAGGGTAGATGGCAAATCATGCTCGGCGGAAAACAGACCGGTCACTACGGTGGACTGCCATAGTGGCGTGGTTCCCAGGTCGGGTTCAAAAATCGGGTTGTCTTCAGCATCTTGAAAGGTTACGGCGGCACAACCGGCTTCCAGCAGCAGGTCTTCAAATAGTTCGGCTTGCTCGGGCGGGGTGGGGATGGTAATTTGCAACCATGACATAGCGTAGGTTCCTGAAACAAAAGCCCGCAATAGCGGGCTTTTAGAAGAGTTGACCGGACTTTACAGTCCGAGCTTTTTCTCCAAGTAATGAATGTTTACGCCACCCTTAGCAAAGTTGGCATCGCGGACAATTTCCATGTGCAGCGGGATATTGGTACGTATTCCATCAATCATGGTTTCATCCAGTGCGTTCTGCATGCGTTTCAGCGCGATTGCACGGTCTTCCCCGTAGCTGATCAGCTTGGCGATCAATGAATCGTAGTGAGGCGGCACGGTGTAGCCGTCATACAGGTGAGAATCAACACGGATGCCATTGCCGCCCGGTGCATGGAAATGCGAAATTTTACCTGGGCAGGGCAAGAAGGTTTTCGGATCCTCTGCATTGATACGGCATTCGAATGCATGCCCGCGAAGCTGAATATCTTCCTGTGTGAAAGATAACGGCATGCCGGAGGCAATTTTCAATTGCTCCTTGACGATATCGATACCGGTTACCATCTCCGTCACCGGGTGCTCTACCTGAACGCGGGTATTCATTTCGATGAAATAGAAATTGCCATCTTCGTAGAGGAACTCAAAGGTTCCTGCACCTCGGTAGCCAATGTGCAAACAAGCATCAACGCAGGACTTAAAGACCTTTTGACGGGCTTGTTCATCGATCATTGGCGCGGGGGCTTCTTCGACAACCTTTTGGTGGCGACGCTGCATGGAGCAGTCACGGTCATACAGATGTACCGCGTTGCCCTGTCCATCGGCGAGCACCTGGATTTCCACATGGCGTGGGTTTTCCAGAAATTTTTCCATATACAGGGTGTCATCACCAAAGGCCGCACCGGCTTCAGAGCGGGTTACGTGGATGGCGTTCAGCAGGCTGGCCTCTGAATGAACCACTCGCATTCCGCGCCCACCGCCACCGGCAGCCGCTTTGACAATCACCGGATAGCCAATACGTTCGGCGATCGCGTAAAGTTCGGTGCTGTCATCAGGGAGTGGGCCGTCAGATCCTGGTACGGTGGGTACGCCGGCCTTTTTCATCGCCGCAATGGCGGATACCTTGTCGCCCATCAGGCGGATCACTTCGGCCGTCGGGCCTATAAAGGTAAAGCCTGAGCGCTCTACCTGCTCAGCAAAGGCGGCGCTTTCGGCCAGAAAACCATACCCGGGGTGAATGCCGATACTATCAGTCACTTCGGCTGCACTGATCAGTGCAGGAATGTTCAGGTAGCTTTTGTTGGAGGGCGCAGGACCAATGCAAACGGCTTCATCAGCCAGTCGTACATGCATCAGGTCCCGGTCAGGCTGCGAATGCACAGCAACGGTGCGAATACCCAGCTCCTTGCATGCCCGCAGAATACGTAGTGCTATTTCACCACGGTTTGCAATCAGCACTTTATCCAGCATCTTGAAAAGATCCTTGCGTCAGTATAGTTGATCAGACAATTGTAAACAGGGGCTGATCATACTCAACCGGCTGTCCGTCTTCGACCAGTATGGCTTCGATGACACCGGCCTTGTCGGATTCAATCTGGTTCATCATCTTCATCGCTTCAACGATGCAGATCACATCACCCACTTTGATGGATTTGCCGATTTCAGCAAACGCCGGTGAGCTGGGTGAGGGGGCTGAGTAGAAAGTGCCGACCATCGGCGAGCGAACCACGTGGCCTCGTGGAGTGGCTTCTGCAGCCTTCTCTGACTCTGCGGCGACTGGCTGTGCCATTGGCTGGGGTTGCTGTTGATAAACCGGCGCTTGCTGATAAACCGGGGCTGAGGTGACTGTGGCGCCACGGCTTATGCGAACAGACTCTTCGCCTTCTTTGATTTCAATTTCGTTAATGTTTGATTCTTCAAGTAGCTCAATGAGCTTTTTAACTTTACGAATATCCATTCTGTTTCGCTTCTCTGGTTGGGAGTGACGGTAAAAATCAGTTAAGGCTTTAGGCTGTTAAGTGCAGCTTGAAGCGCAAATCGGTACCCATCTGTGCCAAGTCCGCAAATAACCCCTTTTGCCAAGTCCGACAGATAGGAATGATGCCGGAAAGGCTCTCGGGCGTGAACATTGGACAGGTGTATTTCAATAAACGGAATCGCAACGCCAGCTAATGCATCCCGAAGTGCAACGCTGGTATGCGTATAGGCTGCCGGGTTGATCAGGATAAAGTCTATTTGCTCATCACGGGCCTGGTGTATACGCTCAATTAACGCATGCTCAGCATTACTCTGAAAGCAATGCAATTCAGCACCCAGTTGTTGTGCTTCAAGGGTTAAAGCACTTTCAATATCCTGAAGGCGCTGACTTCCGTATAGGTGCGGTTCACGAGTGCCGAGCAGGTTTAGATTGGGGCCGTTAATAAGCAGTAATTTAACCATAAGCAGGCAGTATTCTGTCCCGATGCGATAAAAGTCGTAGTTTGCCTGAAATTAGACAGTGTGTCTATTTTGTTCGGACTGAATTGTCTGTTAGCTGCCAGTTAGCCGAAGTTAAGCACATTTAGCTAGGCAGGTGTAACAATAGGTTCACTCTGAGACTTTCAGACCGTTGACCACTAAGGGCTATTCGTAGCATAGTGCCATAGATTTTTCAGGGCAGAAGCAGAAAGCGTTTCGCATCGGAGTATAGGCTATGATTCGTGTGGTATTTAATCAGAAAGGTGGCGTAGGTAAGTCCAGTATTACGGTCAACCTGGCGGCTATCAGTGCATTCAAGGGGTTGAGGACACTGGTGATTGACCTGGATCCTCAGTGTAATTCAACACATTACCTGCTCGGTGATGACTCCAACTTACCCCAGACTGATGTGCGCGATTTTTTTGAGCAGACCTTGTCCTTTCAGCTTAAGCCACATCCGCCGATGAATTATGTGCATGAAACACCCTTTGAGAATCTCTGGCTGTTGCCGTCCAACCCCGATTTGACCGATCTGCAGTCAAAGTTGGAAAGTAAGCACAAAATTTATAAATTACGCGATGCCTTGGTCGAGCTGTGTGCAAGCTTTGATGCTATCTATATAGATACACCGCCCGCATTCAATTTTTTTACTCTGTCTGCTCTGGCTGGCGCTGAACGCTGCTTGATTCCGTTCGATTGCGATGAGTTTGCCCGGCAGGCACTATACAGTTTGCTGAATAATATTGACGAAACCCGCGCTGATCATAATGCGGCGTTAACGGTGGAGGGGATAGTGGTCAATCAGTTTCAGCCACGGGCATCCTTGCCGCAACGTATGGTGAAAGAGTTAGAAAATGAAACTGTTCCAGTCATGCGTTCACGCATTTCTTCATCAGTAAAGATGAAAGAATCGCATAATGCGGCCAGTCCATTGATTTATATGGCACCTGCGCATAAATTGACACAAGAGTTTCTGGCGCTTTATGAAGAGTTGCATTGCTGAGCTTGAGTTGTTTGTGCCTTTGTTATAACCCTTTGACGGCAAAGATGCCGGGGGCGTTTCGCCAGTAGCCTTTGTAATCCATACCGTAACCGAAGATGTAGCGATCTTCAATTTCCAGGCCGGTAAATTCGGCCTTCAGTCCAGGCTGGGCCTTGCGGTCATGGCGTTTGTCGATTAATACCGCCGCGTACACGGCGCTGGCACCTTCGCGTCGGCAGTGATCCATGATTTCAACCAGGGTGTGGCCTTCATCCAAAATGTCATCAACAATCAGTACCGGGCGGCCACGAAACGCGGACATGGGAGGGACTTTCCATTCAAGGGAGTGACCTGACGTGGTATTACGGTAACGTGTGGCATGCAAATAGCTGGCTTCAAGAGGAAAATTCAACCGAGTTAGCAGTTGCCCGGTTATCACTAGCCCACCATTCATTACGCAGAAAACTACTGGGTTCTGCTCACTCAGCGAGGCGCTGATCGCCTCGGCCATATGGTTGATGGCCTGGTCCACTTGTTCACTACTAAACAGCAGATCGGCTTCCTGATAGATCTGTTTGATTTCGTCCAATTCAACCTGTGTCATGCATTTGGCTCTTTTGTGTCGGATAAAAACCCTGGAACATTCCGGGTCAATAAACGCAGAACAATACTGTTCTGATCAGCAAAGGGCAACCGTCTTTATAGAAGATAAAACTAAATTGATTGAAATGCGTCGGTATTTCCCTAAGAATTGCAGGCATTGAATTGCCCTTGGCAGGATTAACTGAAAAGATTGAGGAGTTTGGCATGAGTCTGCATGAAATTAAGCATCCATTGGTACAGCATAAACTGGGATTAATGCGGTCGGTTGATAAAAGTACTCGTGGGTTCAGGCAGTTGGCTGCTGAGGTGGGTTGTCTGCTGACTTACGAGGCTACCAAAGATCTGGAGTTGGAGTCCTACGAAATAGAGGGTTGGAATGGTCCGGTTACAGTGCAGCGCATCAAGGGGAAAAAAATCACTGTAGTGCCGATTTTGCGTGCAGGTCTGGGTATGCTGGATGGCGTGTTGGAGCTGGTGCCCAGTGCCAAAATCTCTGTGGTCGGAGTATACCGCAATGAAGAGACTCTGGAACCGGTTACCTATTTTGAAAAACTGGCGAGTGATATCGATTCACGTATGGCGTTGATAGTGGATCCGATGCTGGCAACGGGTGGTTCTATGATTGCCACTATCGACATGCTCAAAAACGCCGGTTGCAGCAGTATACGTGCACTGGTGTTGGTGGCTGCACCTGAAGGTATCAAAAAGGTCACCGCAGCACATCCGGATGTGGATATCTTTACCGCGTCTATAGATTCTCATCTGAATGAGCAGGGCTATATCATCCCTGGACTGGGTGATGCCGGTGATAAGATTTTTGGTACTCGATAAGGTGCTCCAGCTTGGCAGTGGCGCAAAGTCATCGGCTTGTTGCTTGCGAGAGCTGAGCCAGGGTTGTCTGAACATTCTATTATATAAAGGAGTCAATGATGCGTGAATCTACAGCGGGTACAGACAAGCCTTTTCACTGGCGCACCGCACTGGCAGGCTCGCAAATGCTGTTTGTGGCATTTGGCGCGTTGGTGCTGATGCCGTTATTGACTGGCCTGGATCCAAGTGTAGCGCTGTTTACCGCAGGTATTGGTACCTTGCTTTTCCATCTCATTACTGGCGCCAGTGTACCGATCTTTCTGGCATCTTCTTTTGTGTTTATTGCGCCGGTGGTTTTTTCGGTACAACACTGGGGAGTGCCGGCGACTATGGGCGCATTGTTTGCGGCCGGTGTTGCCTATATGTGTTTGGCTGCGCTGGTACGTATTAAAGGTGTTGGCTTTTTGCACCGCCTTTTGCCGCCCGTGGTTACAGGGCCGGTGATTATGATTATCGGTCTGGGTCTGGCGCCCATTGCTGTCAATATGGCGATGGGTAAGGCGGGTGATGGTTCATTTGAAATCTATCCTTATCAGGATGCCATGATCGTAGCGATGGCTGCATTGGTGACAACCGGAGCTGTAGCTGTATTTGCACAGGGTATATTCCGCCTGTTGCCGATACTCTGTGGGGTGGTGGTGGGTTATATTGCGGCCTGGATAATGGGGATGGTGGATCTTGCCGCTGTGCGGGATGCGCCGCTGCTGGCTATGCCTGGGTTCATCATGCCGGAGTTTCACTTGCAGGCTATACTCTTCATGATTCCCGTTGCTATCGCCCCGGCTATCGAGCATGTGGGCGATATGATCGCAATCGGTAATGTGACGGGTAAAGATTACGTCAAAAAACCGGGTCTGCATCGTACGCTCTTTGGTGATGGTGTGGCGACATCGGCGGCAGCACTGTTTGGTGGCCCACCGAATACGACTTACTCAGAAGTGACCGGGGCGGTAATGCTGACTCGGGCGTTTAACCCGGTAATTATGATCTGGGCTGCCTGTTTTGCTATATTGCTGGCATTTGTGGCCAAATTTGGCATGCTGTTGCAAACCATACCAACCCCTGTCATGGGCGGCATCTTGATTCTGCTGTTTGGATCTATCGCGGCGGTGGGGATGAACACACTGATCAAGGCGCGCGTGGATATGGCCGAGCAGCGTAATCTGGTGATAGTGGCAACCGTATTGGTGTTTGGTATTGGTGGTATGGCGTTAGGTGATGGGGACATGAGCCTGAAAGGCGTTAGCCTCTGCGGCATTGTTGCCATCCTGCTGAATCTGATTCTGCCAGCCAGTCGTCAGGACGATGATGATCTGCATGTGGAGCAGGAAGTGGTTGAAGATCTGGTTAAACACGCCCGGGACTAATACTTGATAGCTCCCCCTCCCCTCTCTCCAGCAAGTCAGTGCCATGCACTGCTATGGGAGGAGGGAGGTGGTGCTAGGATTCAGGTTTATTTTTTAGCGTCTGCTTCGTAAGCGGCAACAGAGTCCATAATGGCCTGGCGTGCGGCTTCGGCATTTGACCAGCCTTCAACCTTGACCCATTTGCCGACTTCCAGCTTTTTGTAGTTTTCGAAAAAGTGTGCAATACGGTCTTTGGTCAGCTGTGGCAGGTCTTCGACATCCTGAATGTCGCCGTAGGCTTTAGAAAGTTTTTCGTGTGGTACGGCCACCAGTTTGGCATCTTCACCGGCTTCATCAGTCATGTTGAGAATGCCAACAGGGCGGCAGCGAATAACAGAGCCAACAACAACGGGATAAGGCGTGATTACCAGAACGTCCAATGCGTCACCATCATCGGCCAGCGTGTGGTTGATGTAGCCATAGTTGGCTGGGTAAAACATTGGTGCGGCCATAAAACGGTCAACAAACACGGCGTCAGAGTCTTTGTCTATTTCGTATTTAACCGGCGAGCTCTCAGCCGGGATCTCGATGACGACGTAAATATCATTTGGCAGGTCTTTGCCTGAAGGTACGTTTACAAAACTCATGAGTAGGTTCCTGTAATAACAGTTGAAAAATAATTCCGGCTAATCAGCGTATTTTAAAGACTGAGCTGCCCGCTCGCTATACGACTTAGGGTCAGTCAGTCCTGTGCCTTTACTCAGGTTTCTGATGGTATTCGACTAGTGCCTTGACCTCTTCGCGTGATCCCAGTGCTACAGAGACGCGCTGATGTATGTGTTCAGGCTGAATTTCCATGATGCGCTGGTAGCAGGTGCTGGATACACCACCGGCCTGTTCAATCAGCATGCTCATCGGATTGCCTTCGTACATCAGGCGAAGCTTGCCGGGTTTTTTCGGATCGCGGGAATCCCATGGATAGGTAAACAGACCACCACGGGTCAAAATACGATGAACTTCAGCCACCATCGAGGCGATCCAGCGCATGTTGTAGTTCTGAGCACGGGGGCCTTCGGTACCTGCCAGAAGATCATCAATATAGTTGCGCATGGCGGGTTCCCAGAAGCGCTGATTGGACATGTTAATGGCAAACTCAGCGGTTGTTTCCGGTACTGTTACATCCTCTTGTGTTAGCAGGAAGTCACCGGTGTGTGCCAGGGTAAACATGTTGACACCGTCGCCGGTTGTCAGTGACAGAACCGCATGAGGCCCGTAAAGAACATATCCGGCCGCCAGCTGTTGAGTGCCGGGCTGTAAAAACAGCGAATCGGAGTCTTCATGTTCACCCGCTGGTACTTCCAGTACTGAAAAAATAGTGCCGACAGATACGTTAATATCTATATTGGATGATCCATCCAGCGGGTCAAAAGTGACAAGAAAGCGTCCTTCAGGGTTGCCGAAGACCGCATGATCTTCCTCTTCAGAGGCGACACCACGAACTAAGGGATTGTCCAAAAGAACTTTTTTCAAAATTTCGTTGGAGATGATGTCGAGTTTTTTCTGGGTTTCACCCTGAATATTGGTGTTGTCTGATATGCCCAGTACGCCCGCCAGCTCTCCTTCACGCAGTTGCAATGCAATTTCCTTGCAGGCCAGCATTAGGGTGTCAATGAGTTCAACGAGTTCAGTATCGATTTTTTTGTGCTTAAGAAAGTTGCTCAGCAGTTGCATGGCGTGCTCGGTCCCCAGCATGGTTTACAGGCAGATGTTTGTGTGTTCCTTACAATAGCGTCGATTGTACGCGAAAAAACGCACAAATGCATAATAGTGTCTAGTTAAAAAAGACCATGCTGCGTTTGCGTAAGGGATAAACAGCTTTAGGTAAAACTGTTATGATCTGGGACGTTTTTCTGAGGACGGGT
This genomic interval carries:
- a CDS encoding ParA family protein encodes the protein MIRVVFNQKGGVGKSSITVNLAAISAFKGLRTLVIDLDPQCNSTHYLLGDDSNLPQTDVRDFFEQTLSFQLKPHPPMNYVHETPFENLWLLPSNPDLTDLQSKLESKHKIYKLRDALVELCASFDAIYIDTPPAFNFFTLSALAGAERCLIPFDCDEFARQALYSLLNNIDETRADHNAALTVEGIVVNQFQPRASLPQRMVKELENETVPVMRSRISSSVKMKESHNAASPLIYMAPAHKLTQEFLALYEELHC
- a CDS encoding hypoxanthine-guanine phosphoribosyltransferase, with product MTQVELDEIKQIYQEADLLFSSEQVDQAINHMAEAISASLSEQNPVVFCVMNGGLVITGQLLTRLNFPLEASYLHATRYRNTTSGHSLEWKVPPMSAFRGRPVLIVDDILDEGHTLVEIMDHCRREGASAVYAAVLIDKRHDRKAQPGLKAEFTGLEIEDRYIFGYGMDYKGYWRNAPGIFAVKGL
- the upp gene encoding uracil phosphoribosyltransferase; the encoded protein is MSLHEIKHPLVQHKLGLMRSVDKSTRGFRQLAAEVGCLLTYEATKDLELESYEIEGWNGPVTVQRIKGKKITVVPILRAGLGMLDGVLELVPSAKISVVGVYRNEETLEPVTYFEKLASDIDSRMALIVDPMLATGGSMIATIDMLKNAGCSSIRALVLVAAPEGIKKVTAAHPDVDIFTASIDSHLNEQGYIIPGLGDAGDKIFGTR
- a CDS encoding uracil-xanthine permease family protein, which translates into the protein MRESTAGTDKPFHWRTALAGSQMLFVAFGALVLMPLLTGLDPSVALFTAGIGTLLFHLITGASVPIFLASSFVFIAPVVFSVQHWGVPATMGALFAAGVAYMCLAALVRIKGVGFLHRLLPPVVTGPVIMIIGLGLAPIAVNMAMGKAGDGSFEIYPYQDAMIVAMAALVTTGAVAVFAQGIFRLLPILCGVVVGYIAAWIMGMVDLAAVRDAPLLAMPGFIMPEFHLQAILFMIPVAIAPAIEHVGDMIAIGNVTGKDYVKKPGLHRTLFGDGVATSAAALFGGPPNTTYSEVTGAVMLTRAFNPVIMIWAACFAILLAFVAKFGMLLQTIPTPVMGGILILLFGSIAAVGMNTLIKARVDMAEQRNLVIVATVLVFGIGGMALGDGDMSLKGVSLCGIVAILLNLILPASRQDDDDLHVEQEVVEDLVKHARD
- the ppa gene encoding inorganic diphosphatase, with the protein product MSFVNVPSGKDLPNDIYVVIEIPAESSPVKYEIDKDSDAVFVDRFMAAPMFYPANYGYINHTLADDGDALDVLVITPYPVVVGSVIRCRPVGILNMTDEAGEDAKLVAVPHEKLSKAYGDIQDVEDLPQLTKDRIAHFFENYKKLEVGKWVKVEGWSNAEAARQAIMDSVAAYEADAKK
- a CDS encoding class 1 fructose-bisphosphatase; its protein translation is MQLLSNFLKHKKIDTELVELIDTLMLACKEIALQLREGELAGVLGISDNTNIQGETQKKLDIISNEILKKVLLDNPLVRGVASEEEDHAVFGNPEGRFLVTFDPLDGSSNIDINVSVGTIFSVLEVPAGEHEDSDSLFLQPGTQQLAAGYVLYGPHAVLSLTTGDGVNMFTLAHTGDFLLTQEDVTVPETTAEFAINMSNQRFWEPAMRNYIDDLLAGTEGPRAQNYNMRWIASMVAEVHRILTRGGLFTYPWDSRDPKKPGKLRLMYEGNPMSMLIEQAGGVSSTCYQRIMEIQPEHIHQRVSVALGSREEVKALVEYHQKPE